From Candidatus Eisenbacteria bacterium, a single genomic window includes:
- a CDS encoding CPBP family intramembrane metalloprotease — MVLLSGVMDTVWRSLDAAGFAVFEEHFGRFFEAFHSTWGLLTVGLAAGIGEEILYRGAIQPKLGLLPTSILFAVIHSYYGLSPAFAWIFLLGLGLGYLRKKTDTTTCILFHAVYNMFSFFMGTQ, encoded by the coding sequence ATGGTTCTATTGAGTGGGGTTATGGATACGGTGTGGCGGAGTCTTGATGCCGCGGGATTCGCCGTCTTCGAGGAACATTTCGGGAGGTTTTTTGAGGCTTTCCACTCGACCTGGGGCCTTCTGACGGTTGGATTGGCCGCCGGGATCGGGGAAGAGATACTGTATCGGGGCGCGATACAGCCCAAACTGGGTCTTCTTCCGACATCGATACTCTTTGCAGTGATACATTCTTATTACGGCCTTTCTCCAGCCTTCGCGTGGATATTTCTTTTGGGTTTGGGCTTGGGATATCTCAGAAAAAAAACCGATACAACAACCTGCATACTCTTTCACGCGGTCTACAATATGTTTTCTTTCTTTATGGGAACACAGTGA
- a CDS encoding MBL fold metallo-hydrolase, producing MIIDVIPVGPIQCNCVILGDAATREALVIDPGEEPETILDALARHHLEVKAIILTHAHLDHIGAVAPVREALGVDVFLHPDDQPLYDMKQAQAEWLGCAPPPDTPITARLADNQAISLGENMGKIIHTPGHSPGGVCLYFESVTIEEAEGTWTGAKAGLSSAAGLPLQRHPLLICGDVLFMGSIGRTDLWGGSYEQLMQSIRERLLILPDETLIIPGHGPVTILKDEKEHNPYLQ from the coding sequence ATGATTATCGATGTCATCCCTGTCGGACCGATTCAATGCAATTGCGTTATCCTGGGTGATGCCGCGACCCGGGAGGCATTGGTCATCGATCCGGGTGAAGAGCCCGAAACGATTCTAGACGCCTTGGCGCGCCACCATCTTGAGGTGAAAGCCATTATTCTGACACACGCCCATCTGGATCATATCGGCGCCGTGGCGCCCGTGCGGGAAGCCCTCGGAGTCGATGTTTTTCTTCACCCGGATGATCAGCCCCTCTATGACATGAAGCAGGCTCAGGCCGAATGGCTGGGATGCGCCCCGCCTCCGGACACGCCGATCACCGCAAGGCTGGCGGACAACCAGGCCATTTCCCTCGGGGAGAACATGGGCAAGATCATCCACACCCCCGGGCACTCTCCCGGTGGTGTCTGCCTCTATTTTGAAAGTGTCACGATTGAAGAGGCCGAAGGAACTTGGACCGGCGCCAAAGCGGGGTTGTCATCCGCGGCCGGCCTCCCACTCCAGCGCCATCCCCTTCTCATCTGCGGAGATGTTCTTTTCATGGGCAGTATCGGACGCACCGATCTATGGGGAGGCTCATACGAACAGCTGATGCAATCGATCCGGGAGCGGCTTCTCATCCTCCCGGATGAGACATTGATCATACCGGGGCATGGTCCGGTCACTATCCTCAAGGATGAGAAGGAGCATAATCCTTATCTTCAGTGA
- a CDS encoding VWA domain-containing protein, with protein sequence MKAIIFMSFILLFQTAALTADDAQPANVPQVEIVFTLDTTGSMSGLIEGAKQKIWWIANQVIQGQPRPEFKIGLVGYRDKGDTYITQVYDLNDDLDEVYQNLLSFQAEGGGDTPEHVNQALHESLNNISWSASRDVLKMVFLVGDAPPHTDYDDGFNHQATCRDAATRDIIINTIQCGSDPETENYWNEIAKLSEGEFARVDQSGGMRMIPTPMDGDLAALGAELNSTFLIWGNEELRDDEALKCTAVAALPVPMAAERAAYISRKGKLGDADLIDAVESGEVNLATVKAELLPEQLRGLSHEQMENYLQDISNKRRVIEEKIESLRQNRDEYLRHQLAKIDSEDAFDLRIVKMIRHQAGRKGIAY encoded by the coding sequence ATGAAAGCGATCATATTCATGTCTTTCATTCTACTTTTCCAAACCGCTGCTCTTACGGCGGATGACGCGCAGCCGGCGAATGTACCGCAAGTTGAGATCGTTTTCACACTCGATACCACCGGCAGTATGTCGGGACTAATTGAGGGCGCGAAACAGAAAATCTGGTGGATTGCGAACCAGGTCATCCAGGGCCAGCCGAGGCCGGAATTCAAGATTGGTCTGGTCGGTTACAGGGACAAGGGCGACACTTACATCACACAGGTGTACGATCTGAATGATGACCTGGATGAAGTTTATCAAAACCTTCTCTCCTTCCAGGCCGAGGGCGGCGGCGACACACCAGAGCATGTTAATCAAGCTCTTCACGAGTCGTTGAACAATATCAGCTGGAGCGCAAGCCGCGATGTCCTGAAAATGGTCTTTCTTGTCGGTGACGCGCCTCCACACACCGATTACGATGATGGTTTCAATCACCAAGCGACCTGCCGCGATGCCGCGACGCGTGACATCATCATTAATACAATTCAATGCGGCAGCGATCCGGAGACAGAAAATTATTGGAATGAGATCGCAAAGCTGAGTGAAGGTGAATTTGCACGGGTTGATCAATCCGGCGGAATGAGAATGATCCCCACCCCGATGGATGGAGATCTCGCCGCTTTGGGCGCTGAATTGAACAGCACGTTTCTCATATGGGGAAACGAAGAGCTGCGCGACGATGAGGCCCTAAAATGTACAGCCGTGGCCGCCCTCCCTGTCCCCATGGCCGCCGAGCGGGCCGCATATATCAGCCGGAAGGGCAAACTAGGCGACGCGGATCTGATCGATGCGGTTGAATCCGGGGAGGTGAATCTGGCAACCGTTAAGGCCGAGCTTCTTCCTGAGCAGCTAAGGGGATTATCTCACGAGCAAATGGAAAACTACCTTCAGGACATTTCCAATAAAAGAAGGGTGATTGAGGAGAAGATCGAATCACTGCGACAGAACCGCGATGAGTATCTCCGTCATCAGCTGGCTAAGATCGATTCAGAAGATGCTTTTGATTTAAGAATCGTGAAAATGATCCGCCATCAGGCTGGAAGGAAAGGGATTGCCTACTGA
- a CDS encoding VWA domain-containing protein — MKPTVHRQRFPLLQAAGILMLWCTVVLADGILIPQSEPGVYDNAEPFAIKYHRVQVEIDRQAAITSIDQVFINENDRDLEGIYIFPIPENVSISDFSMWMNDKQIHAELLDAGSARQIYEDIVRRRRDPALLEYAGRDLFRARVYPIPKHSEVRIEIQYQELLKYDGGLIGYRYPLNTEKFSSRDLQEVTVSVNIKSDTPIKSLYCPSHETDIRIEKTAATCGFEEKNVKPDRDFLLYYSVSEEDVGLSLITYKPDEEDGYFILLLAPGEFQNKEKALQKDVIFVVDTSGSMRGEKIEQTRAALEFCLKKLQTNDRFNIITFATGITKFSETPLNADSDNISKALRFVSKIQARGGTAIDEALQAALNIPDSGHARMIIFMTDGEPTVGETDISKILAHTIDRNSSRLRIFPFGVGYDVNTHLLDQLSIDNRGVVEYIKPEENIETKVAMFFNKFSYPVLSDISLDFGRIHVADTYPSSLPDIFHGSQLVLLGRYESDGAVAIQLSGRSGDRTESFTYEGRFTNQDDGNDFIPRLWASRKIAYLLSEIRLHGENRELVDEVIQLSKEHGIITPYTSYLIVEEGPQEYAEMMLDESDAAPSSIRTYSGAMKSSKGEAAFDASREIAAEKQSSVLSRPKAEKVKYVGGKTFYRTDHGWRDADVRDADMRHGAGVIEIPFLSGRYFDLLNKYPETGKYLSLGVNTTFSYNNNVYHITT; from the coding sequence ATGAAACCAACCGTCCATCGTCAACGTTTCCCGCTCCTGCAGGCCGCAGGAATTTTGATGCTTTGGTGCACCGTGGTTCTTGCCGACGGCATCCTCATTCCACAGTCGGAACCAGGAGTATATGACAATGCCGAACCGTTCGCGATCAAATATCATCGCGTTCAGGTGGAGATCGACCGTCAGGCGGCGATAACCTCCATCGATCAAGTCTTTATCAATGAGAACGACCGGGATCTTGAAGGGATCTATATCTTTCCCATTCCGGAGAATGTCTCTATCTCGGACTTTTCGATGTGGATGAACGACAAGCAGATTCATGCTGAACTTCTCGATGCCGGGAGCGCCCGCCAAATCTACGAGGATATCGTCCGCCGCCGGCGCGATCCCGCACTATTGGAATATGCCGGGCGTGACCTCTTCCGAGCCCGTGTCTATCCGATCCCAAAACACAGCGAGGTCCGCATCGAAATCCAGTACCAGGAGCTCCTCAAATATGACGGTGGGTTGATCGGATATCGATATCCTCTCAATACCGAGAAATTCTCATCGAGAGATCTCCAGGAAGTCACCGTCTCCGTCAACATCAAATCGGACACGCCCATTAAGAGTCTCTATTGTCCAAGCCACGAAACAGACATCCGTATCGAAAAAACGGCGGCGACATGCGGTTTTGAGGAAAAGAATGTCAAGCCGGACCGGGATTTCCTGCTGTACTACTCCGTTTCCGAAGAGGATGTCGGCCTGAGTCTCATCACATACAAGCCGGATGAAGAGGACGGTTACTTTATTCTGCTTCTCGCGCCGGGAGAGTTTCAGAACAAAGAAAAAGCCTTGCAGAAGGATGTCATCTTTGTGGTCGATACTTCCGGTTCCATGCGGGGCGAGAAGATCGAGCAGACCAGAGCGGCCCTTGAATTCTGCCTGAAGAAACTTCAAACGAATGATCGGTTTAACATTATTACCTTTGCAACGGGCATCACAAAATTCAGCGAGACACCATTAAACGCCGACTCAGACAATATCTCCAAAGCTCTGAGATTCGTGTCAAAAATCCAGGCGCGCGGAGGCACCGCCATCGATGAAGCCCTTCAAGCGGCCTTGAATATCCCTGATTCCGGCCACGCGCGGATGATTATCTTTATGACCGATGGGGAGCCGACGGTCGGCGAAACGGACATTTCTAAAATTCTCGCCCATACGATCGACAGAAACTCATCGCGACTGCGCATCTTCCCCTTCGGCGTTGGTTATGACGTTAACACCCATCTTCTCGACCAATTATCGATCGATAACAGGGGGGTCGTGGAATATATCAAGCCCGAAGAGAATATCGAGACAAAAGTCGCGATGTTTTTCAATAAGTTCAGCTACCCCGTCCTTTCCGACATCTCATTGGATTTCGGCCGGATCCATGTAGCCGACACCTATCCCAGCAGCCTGCCCGATATTTTTCACGGATCGCAACTCGTGCTATTGGGGCGCTATGAGAGTGATGGAGCGGTCGCCATACAGCTGAGCGGTCGATCCGGTGATCGGACGGAGAGTTTCACCTATGAAGGCCGCTTCACGAACCAGGATGACGGGAATGATTTCATACCCCGTCTTTGGGCTTCCAGAAAAATCGCCTATCTGCTGAGTGAAATCCGCCTTCATGGAGAAAACCGCGAACTGGTCGACGAAGTCATTCAGCTCTCTAAAGAGCACGGAATCATAACACCCTATACTTCTTACCTGATTGTGGAAGAAGGACCGCAGGAGTATGCGGAGATGATGCTGGATGAATCGGACGCCGCCCCCAGCTCCATCCGAACCTATTCAGGCGCCATGAAGAGCTCGAAAGGTGAAGCCGCCTTTGATGCGAGCCGGGAGATCGCCGCAGAGAAGCAAAGCAGTGTGCTCTCACGTCCGAAGGCGGAAAAGGTGAAATATGTCGGCGGCAAGACATTCTACCGAACTGATCATGGATGGCGCGATGCCGATGTGCGGGACGCCGACATGCGTCATGGGGCCGGAGTCATTGAAATCCCATTCTTGAGCGGCCGCTACTTCGACTTATTGAATAAGTATCCGGAGACCGGCAAATACCTGTCGCTGGGCGTTAATACGACCTTCAGCTACAACAACAATGTCTATCACATCACGACTTAG